A single genomic interval of Camelina sativa cultivar DH55 chromosome 11, Cs, whole genome shotgun sequence harbors:
- the LOC104724059 gene encoding probable glycosyltransferase At3g07620, producing the protein MRIRIITGLERFHLSDIRRLLLGTIVTVGFVVLLVQCFGIPSFYWSPPPVKVSVIDLTNSNVTQVSVMNYINLSDDEEFVKRDLGRENAVVISKEKVEFNVSVIGRPNISLRKTKMVVESSESDPTSVLVRGKDSRKGDVLSIRRHKRRGAAVSISQMNSLLIQSLSSFKSPKPRWSSARDSEMLSVRSEIEKASVLHDTLGLSASLYRNISKFQRSYDLMERKLKVYVYKEGEKPIFHTSIPRGIYASEGWFMKLMESNKKFTVRDPRKAHLFYIPISIKALRSSLGQDFQTPRSLADHLKEYVDLIAGKYKFWNRTGGADHFLVACHDWGNKLTKKTMRNSVRALCNSNVAQGFRIGSDTALPVTYIRSAESPLEYLGGKAPSERKILAFFAGSMHGYLRPILVKLWENKEPDMKIFGPMPRHPESKKQYREYMKSSRYCICARGYEVHTPRVVEAIMNECVPVIIADNYVPPFFEVLNWEEFAVFVEEKDIPNLRNILLSIPEERYIGMQARVKAVQQHFLWHKKAVKLDLFHMILHSIWYSRVHRIKTR; encoded by the exons ATGAGAATTAGAATCATTACCGGATTGGAGAGATTTCATCTTTCCGACATCCGGAGATTGCTGTTGGGAACCATTGTCACAGTTGGTTTCGTTGTTCTGCTTGTTCAGTGTTTTGGTATTCCTTCTTTTTACTGGTCTCCTCCTCCAGTTAAGGTTTCAGTGATTGACTTAACCAATTCTAATGTCACTCAAGTTTCTGTTATGAATTACATAAATCTCTCTGATGATGAGGAATTTGTAAAGAGGGATCTTGGTAGAGAAAATGCTGTTGTAATTAGTAAGGAGAAGGTAGAGTTTAATGTATCTGTTATTGGTAGACCAAATATATCATTGAGGAAGACTAAAATGGTGGTTgagagctcagaatcagatCCAACTTCGGTTTTAGTTCGGGGTAAAGATAGTAGGAAAGGTGATGTTTTGTCTATAAGGAGGCACAAGAGAAGAGGGGCTGCGGTTTCGATATCTCAGATGAACTCGTTGCTGATCCAgagtctttcttcttttaaatctCCT aAGCCTCGGTGGTCATCAGCTCGAGACTCTGAAATGCTCTCTGTGAGATCAGAGATTGAGAAAGCCTCTGTTTTGCATGACACTCTTGGACTTAGTGCCTCGCTTTATCGAAATATCTCCAAGTTTCAAAG GAGTTACGACTTGATGGAGAGGAAACTCAAAGTGTATGTGTATAAGGAAGGAGAGAAACCAATATTTCATACGTCAATACCTCGAGGGATTTATGCCTCAGAAGGTTGGTTCATGAAACTCATGGAAAGCAACAAGAAGTTTACAGTAAGAGATCCAAGGAAGGCTCATTTGTTCTACATACCCATCAGCATAAAAGCTCTTAGGTCTTCTCTGGGACAGGATTTTCAGACACCAAGGAGCCTTGCAGACCATTTAAAGGAATATGTCGATTTGATAGCAGGAAAGTACAAGTTCTGGAACCGAACTGGTGGAGCCGATCATTTCCTTGTTGCTTGCCATGATTGG GGGAACAAactgacaaaaaaaaccatgagGAATAGCGTTCGAGCACTTTGTAACTCAAATGTTGCCCAAGGATTCAGAATTGGGAGTGATACAGCTTTACCGGTCACATATATACGCTCAGCCGAGTCTCCTCTTGAGTACCTAGGTGGAAAAGCTCCGTCCGAAAGGAAGATTCTTGCATTCTTTGCTGGAAGCATGCACGGATATCTCCGTCCGATACTAGTAAAGCTTTGGGAGAATAAAGAACCTGACATGAAGATTTTTGGTCCAATGCCTCGTCACCCTGAAAGCAAGAAACAATACCGAGAATACATGAAAAGCAGCCG GTACTGCATATGCGCGAGAGGTTATGAAGTCCACACTCCTAGGGTTGTCGAGGCTATCATGAATGAATGTGTTCCGGTCATCATTGCTGACAACTACGTGCCTCCTTTTTTCGAGGTTTTGAACTGGGAGGAATTTGCAGTGTTTGTTGAAGAGAAAGATATCCCAAATCTGAGAAACATTCTGCTGTCGATACCGGAAGAGAGATATATCGGCATGCAAGCAAGGGTAAAAGCGGTGCAGCAACATTTCCTGTGGCACAAGAAAGCGGTGAAGTTGGATCTTTTCCATATGATTTTGCATTCAATTTGGTACAGCCGAGTTCATAGAATTAAAACCAGGTGA